One uncultured Gellertiella sp. genomic window carries:
- the wrbA gene encoding NAD(P)H:quinone oxidoreductase, which produces MAKILVLYHSVYGHIETMAHAVAEGARAAGAEVDVKRVPETVPDDVARAAHFKMDQAAPVAAPDDLANYDAIIFGAGTRFGTVASQMRAFIDQTGGLWAKGALVGKVGSVFTSSATQHGGQESTILGFLPTLLHHGMVVVGLPYAFQGQMTLTEITGGSPYGASTITGGDGSRMPSANELDAARFQGEHVAKVTAKVTA; this is translated from the coding sequence GTGGCAAAAATTCTCGTTCTCTATCATTCGGTCTACGGCCATATCGAAACCATGGCCCATGCGGTTGCCGAAGGTGCCCGCGCTGCCGGTGCCGAGGTTGACGTCAAGCGTGTTCCCGAAACGGTTCCGGATGATGTGGCGCGCGCCGCGCATTTCAAGATGGATCAGGCAGCCCCCGTTGCCGCACCGGACGATCTTGCCAATTACGACGCGATCATCTTTGGTGCCGGCACCCGCTTCGGCACGGTGGCCTCGCAGATGCGCGCCTTCATCGACCAGACCGGCGGCCTCTGGGCCAAGGGTGCGCTGGTCGGCAAGGTCGGCTCGGTCTTCACGTCATCGGCCACCCAGCATGGTGGTCAGGAAAGCACCATCCTCGGCTTCCTGCCGACGTTGCTCCACCACGGGATGGTTGTTGTCGGCCTGCCCTATGCTTTCCAGGGCCAGATGACCTTGACTGAAATCACCGGCGGCTCGCCCTATGGTGCCTCGACCATCACCGGCGGCGACGGCTCGCGCATGCCGTCTGCCAACGAGCTGGACGCGGCCCGCTTCCAGGGCGAACATGTGGCCAAGGTCACCGCCAAGGTCACCGCCTAA
- a CDS encoding glutathione S-transferase family protein, producing MSFTLYASTGSGSVACEAVLALSGLDYTRQDVVLFADSGPDPVLISVNPLGQVPVLKLPNGDVMTESSAILLYLADLVPKAGLAPAVDSPLRPRYLRWMAFLASAVYPTSLNKFYPGRYTTDPDGGEAVRSAAVARLTREFAVLATNLNNGPFILGETMSAVDIYATMLMSWEENLEGFREVFPGLGVLIDHVTSHPVIRPIWQRNQLLA from the coding sequence ATGTCGTTTACACTTTATGCCAGCACCGGATCCGGTTCTGTTGCCTGCGAAGCCGTGCTTGCCCTGTCCGGACTGGACTACACGCGCCAGGATGTGGTGCTGTTTGCCGATAGCGGGCCGGACCCGGTGCTGATCTCGGTCAATCCGCTCGGCCAGGTGCCGGTGCTGAAACTGCCAAATGGCGATGTCATGACGGAATCCTCGGCAATTCTGCTCTATCTCGCCGATCTCGTGCCAAAGGCCGGTCTGGCACCGGCAGTCGACAGCCCCTTGCGTCCCCGCTACCTGCGCTGGATGGCCTTCCTCGCCTCCGCAGTCTACCCGACCTCGCTCAACAAGTTCTATCCGGGCCGCTACACGACCGACCCCGATGGTGGCGAGGCCGTGCGCAGCGCTGCCGTGGCGCGACTGACCCGGGAATTTGCGGTGCTGGCGACCAATCTCAACAATGGTCCCTTCATTCTGGGCGAAACCATGAGCGCCGTCGACATCTATGCCACGATGCTGATGAGCTGGGAGGAAAATCTCGAAGGTTTCCGTGAGGTGTTTCCGGGACTGGGCGTGCTGATCGACCACGTCACCAGTCATCCGGTGATTCGCCCGATCTGGCAGCGCAATCAGTTGCTGGCGTAA
- a CDS encoding competence/damage-inducible protein A — protein sequence MSSASPAIVTAAIVAIGDELLSGRTRDSNIGHLASVLTASGIDLKEVRIVADDEEAIIEAVNTLRSRHDYLFTSGGIGPTHDDITADAISKAFGLPCEHDAAALKLLGDMYAGRGIAFTEARQRMARMPRGARHIPNPVSTAPGFIVGNVHVMAGVPQVFVAMVEAVVPTLRSGATMHSRSVASPFGEGDIGTALGAVQAAHKETAIGSYPRYHGRSFSTEIVIRARSEADCIAAAAAVEDMIARIRAEKQAPAPVMDA from the coding sequence ATGTCCTCCGCTTCTCCCGCCATCGTCACCGCTGCCATTGTCGCCATCGGCGACGAGCTTCTCTCCGGTCGCACCCGCGACAGCAATATCGGCCATCTCGCCAGTGTTCTCACGGCAAGCGGCATCGATCTCAAGGAAGTCCGCATCGTTGCCGACGACGAGGAGGCAATCATCGAGGCGGTCAATACCCTGCGCAGTCGCCATGATTATCTGTTCACGTCAGGCGGCATCGGCCCGACCCATGACGACATCACCGCCGATGCGATCTCGAAAGCCTTCGGGCTGCCCTGCGAACATGATGCGGCGGCGCTGAAACTGCTTGGCGACATGTATGCCGGGCGCGGCATCGCATTCACCGAAGCCCGACAGCGGATGGCACGGATGCCGCGCGGTGCCCGGCATATTCCCAACCCGGTATCGACGGCACCCGGCTTCATCGTCGGCAATGTGCATGTGATGGCCGGCGTGCCGCAGGTGTTCGTGGCGATGGTGGAAGCGGTGGTGCCGACCCTTCGCAGCGGGGCCACCATGCATTCGCGCAGCGTCGCAAGTCCGTTTGGTGAAGGCGACATCGGCACCGCGCTCGGCGCGGTGCAGGCCGCCCATAAGGAAACGGCGATAGGCTCCTATCCCCGATATCACGGCCGCAGTTTCTCGACGGAAATCGTCATACGCGCCCGGTCCGAGGCCGATTGCATTGCCGCCGCCGCTGCGGTCGAGGATATGATTGCCCGCATTCGCGCCGAAAAACAGGCCCCGGCCCCGGTAATGGACGCCTGA
- a CDS encoding TfuA-like protein, producing the protein MKVVFAGPTVPDAASLFPALEVRPPARQGDLYLACQQGATVIGLIDGYFEYVQSVWHKEILYALSGGCQVLGAASMGALRAAECAAYGMQPIGVIADTYLNGLRIDDADVAQSHAPAELGYAALSEPLVNIDATLDAMLDRGLVTPETHAGLARAARELFFKDRTWPAVVRQASRAGMQTDETLLQQVQSTTVNRKRLDALLLLDTVSAMPDRLGPCPSDWTFLQTHGFRQYIQSCDD; encoded by the coding sequence ATGAAGGTCGTCTTTGCAGGCCCGACCGTGCCGGATGCAGCCAGCCTGTTTCCCGCGCTGGAGGTGCGCCCGCCCGCAAGGCAGGGAGATCTCTACCTCGCCTGCCAGCAGGGGGCGACGGTGATCGGGTTGATCGACGGCTATTTTGAATATGTGCAGTCGGTCTGGCACAAGGAAATTCTCTACGCCCTGTCCGGGGGCTGCCAGGTGCTGGGTGCGGCCTCGATGGGGGCGCTGAGGGCAGCGGAATGCGCAGCCTATGGCATGCAACCGATTGGCGTGATCGCCGACACCTATCTCAACGGCCTGCGCATCGATGACGCAGATGTCGCCCAGAGCCATGCGCCGGCGGAACTGGGCTATGCCGCGTTGAGTGAGCCGCTGGTCAATATCGACGCGACGCTGGATGCCATGCTGGACCGGGGACTGGTGACACCGGAGACCCATGCCGGGCTTGCCCGCGCCGCACGAGAGCTGTTTTTCAAGGATCGGACCTGGCCGGCAGTGGTCCGGCAGGCGTCGCGGGCCGGAATGCAGACGGACGAGACCTTGTTGCAGCAGGTACAATCGACCACCGTCAACCGCAAGAGGCTCGACGCGCTCCTGCTTCTGGACACCGTATCCGCGATGCCCGACAGGCTGGGTCCCTGCCCCAGCGACTGGACATTTCTGCAGACGCACGGGTTCAGGCAATATATTCAATCCTGTGATGATTAA
- a CDS encoding YcaO-like family protein encodes MTRFGITRLSRLTGLDRLGIPVWNAVMPNARSIVINQGKGIRDIDAKVSAAMESLERAVAADPPLTPRLATAAQLRAEGENPQKLPALIGASASDIHKDEMIAWVDGVDLLTEKRVMVPFDAVVLDRVTDDHRFWQSSDGLASGNTAAEARFHGLLERIERDAETLWYLRKPEDRARTRFDPGEFRDPVLDGLLQRVRAAGLTTVFFDMRSDNGIPCIMVFLAAADIRHRRAARQTDVTAGSGAHPSALRAAIRALTEAAQSRMTYISGARDDIDPAVFERPLAADILESFIAEPGPFPQWGLDAGGLTGQTGGLTGQTGGLTGQTGGLAGMMEQCLDALKRTGCGLICSVAMSAPDWPFAVEKVLVPDLENPEGNRLRPYGLRALRQVLAR; translated from the coding sequence ATGACGCGTTTCGGCATCACGCGCCTGTCGCGCCTCACCGGCCTGGACCGGCTCGGTATTCCCGTCTGGAACGCGGTCATGCCGAATGCCCGGTCTATCGTCATCAACCAGGGCAAAGGTATCCGCGACATCGACGCCAAGGTCTCCGCCGCGATGGAATCGCTGGAGCGGGCCGTTGCCGCCGATCCGCCACTCACGCCGCGCCTGGCGACGGCGGCACAATTGCGCGCCGAAGGCGAGAATCCGCAGAAGCTACCGGCCCTGATCGGGGCGAGCGCCAGCGATATCCACAAGGACGAGATGATCGCCTGGGTGGATGGCGTCGATCTCCTCACCGAAAAGCGGGTAATGGTTCCTTTCGACGCAGTCGTTCTCGACCGGGTCACGGATGATCACCGCTTCTGGCAGTCCTCCGATGGTCTCGCCTCGGGCAATACGGCAGCAGAAGCGCGGTTTCACGGCCTGCTGGAACGTATCGAACGGGATGCCGAAACGCTGTGGTATCTGCGCAAGCCCGAGGATCGGGCCCGCACCCGGTTTGATCCCGGCGAATTCCGGGATCCGGTGCTGGATGGACTGTTGCAAAGGGTTCGAGCGGCGGGCCTGACGACTGTGTTCTTCGACATGCGCAGTGATAACGGCATTCCCTGCATCATGGTGTTCCTCGCCGCTGCCGACATCCGCCACCGGCGGGCCGCGCGCCAGACGGATGTGACCGCTGGCAGCGGTGCCCATCCTTCCGCTCTGCGCGCCGCGATCCGCGCCCTGACGGAGGCCGCCCAGTCGCGCATGACCTATATCAGCGGCGCGCGCGACGATATCGATCCCGCCGTGTTCGAAAGGCCGCTGGCCGCAGATATTCTCGAGAGTTTCATCGCAGAACCCGGGCCCTTCCCGCAATGGGGGCTGGATGCAGGTGGTCTGACAGGCCAGACCGGTGGTCTGACAGGCCAGACCGGTGGTCTGACAGGCCAGACCGGTGGTCTGGCCGGGATGATGGAACAGTGTCTTGATGCGCTGAAGAGGACCGGATGCGGCCTGATCTGTTCGGTCGCGATGTCGGCACCGGACTGGCCGTTTGCGGTGGAAAAGGTGCTGGTTCCCGATCTCGAAAATCCGGAAGGCAACCGTTTGCGCCCCTATGGACTGCGGGCGCTGCGGCAGGTTCTGGCCCGATGA
- a CDS encoding helix-turn-helix transcriptional regulator, whose amino-acid sequence MSLKRSPSTVDHYVGARVKMRRRLVGMSQERLAEQIGVAFQQVQKYEKGTNRIGASRLMRIAEVLGVPPAYFFQQEESEPGVSLEGVETYAVSKALSEFMASKEGLALNRAFGKITDADVRLKFVALVKTIADGQTANLTPVTDTTEDHTSGPN is encoded by the coding sequence GTGAGTTTGAAACGATCGCCCAGTACCGTGGATCATTATGTCGGAGCCCGCGTGAAGATGCGCCGAAGGCTTGTCGGCATGAGCCAGGAACGGCTGGCCGAGCAGATCGGCGTCGCCTTCCAGCAGGTCCAGAAATACGAAAAGGGCACCAATCGAATTGGTGCCAGCCGGTTGATGCGGATTGCCGAAGTGCTTGGCGTGCCGCCGGCCTATTTCTTCCAACAGGAAGAATCAGAGCCCGGTGTCAGCCTTGAAGGTGTCGAGACCTATGCTGTATCGAAGGCGCTTTCGGAATTCATGGCGTCGAAAGAAGGCCTGGCGCTGAACCGGGCCTTTGGAAAAATCACCGACGCCGATGTGCGTCTGAAATTCGTGGCCCTGGTCAAGACGATTGCCGACGGCCAGACTGCGAATTTGACCCCTGTAACGGACACGACAGAGGACCATACCAGCGGTCCGAACTGA
- a CDS encoding MipA/OmpV family protein — protein MSSSRFLFAAFVFSVSPLQASLAGDGSPFYAGDWSLTLGGSVAHGPEFDGASGRKLLFSPIISLGRQGQSSRFSSRNDSAGLALYDSGIVKAGIAGKLIIGRDEKLSDDLKGLHEVKLGAEAGGFLEVYPADMIRARAELRQGIRSHDGQVVDLAVDAYADLTPDIRVSAGPRATWASKGYGRAYYGVDSTESAASGLDPYAPASGWQSVGAGGAITWKATDTVDTSLFSEYRHMVGVAGDSSLVRQKGSENQLTVGISASYRFDFSLR, from the coding sequence ATGTCGAGCAGCCGCTTTCTTTTCGCCGCCTTCGTTTTTTCCGTTTCGCCGCTTCAGGCAAGCCTTGCGGGCGACGGCAGCCCTTTTTATGCGGGGGACTGGTCGCTGACATTGGGCGGGTCCGTAGCGCATGGGCCCGAATTTGATGGTGCCAGCGGGCGCAAACTGTTGTTCAGCCCGATCATTTCCCTTGGCCGACAGGGGCAGTCCTCTCGCTTCAGCTCCCGCAACGACAGTGCCGGTCTCGCCCTTTACGATTCCGGCATTGTGAAGGCCGGGATCGCGGGGAAGCTGATCATCGGTCGGGACGAGAAGCTGTCCGATGATCTCAAGGGCTTGCACGAGGTCAAACTCGGCGCGGAGGCGGGCGGCTTTCTCGAGGTCTATCCGGCCGACATGATTCGCGCCCGCGCCGAACTCAGACAGGGCATCAGAAGTCATGATGGCCAGGTAGTCGATCTCGCCGTCGACGCCTATGCCGATCTCACGCCGGATATCCGGGTTTCAGCCGGTCCGCGTGCCACCTGGGCCTCAAAGGGCTATGGCAGGGCCTATTATGGGGTGGATTCGACCGAATCCGCCGCTTCCGGTCTCGATCCCTATGCACCTGCCAGCGGCTGGCAATCGGTTGGCGCGGGCGGTGCCATCACCTGGAAAGCCACCGATACGGTCGACACCAGCCTGTTTTCCGAATACAGGCACATGGTCGGAGTAGCTGGTGACAGCAGTCTTGTCCGCCAGAAGGGGTCGGAAAACCAGCTGACCGTCGGGATTTCCGCAAGCTACCGCTTCGATTTTTCGCTGCGCTAG